The nucleotide sequence CAAATCGACTGCCGCCCTGACGACGAGCCGTTCAGCGCAAGGCAGACCAAAGGCAGAAACAAGGTTTTCATCTTTATTTTCATGAATGCGAACATCCGCAATGACCGTCATGCCCTCCATCACAGCCCGCCGCGTGTTCGTGCCACGCGTCATCGTCGCCGTCAAACTCTTCCATTTCGTCAAACTCGCCGTTTTCGACCAATTCGACCAACTCTTCCAAACTTTGCGCCCCTTCCACCCAAAAACACGGAATATCGGGCGGCGTATCGGGTGCCAGCAGTGCTGCATTGCCCTCGTGCCAAGCTATCCAATAGCCGTTGGCCGTTTGAACAAATTGCGCGCCGGGATGAATGGTTTCGCCTTCTGTGCCAACCAGCATACGCTCGGCAATTTCAGTCTGATAAGGCAGGATGTTCATAATCTTCTTCCTACGGTCGGTAAAATACATATTGTAGCCGAAATTTCTACTTACTTTGCGCCCCGCTCATTCCTGCTTGAAGCTTTGTTTCGGGCGGCGCATAATCCCCGCTTATTTTCAATAAATTCACTGCAAAGGAAATCGGATGCAAAACTACCTGACCCCCAACTTTTCATTTGCTCCTATGATTCCCGAACGCGCCCTCGGCAGCCGCGTCTGGGATATTGAAGGTCGTGAATATATCGACTTGTCGGGCGGAATCGCGGTCAACGCGTTGGGACACTGTCATCCCGATTTGGTTGCCGCGCTGGCGGAGCAGTCGCAAAAATTGTGGCACATTTCCAATATCTACACGACCAAGCCCGCGCAGGAATTGGCGAAAAAGCTGGTAGAACATACCTTTGCCGACAAAGTCTTTTTCTGCAATTCCGGCGCGGAAGCCAACGAAGCCGCGCTGAAACTGGCACGAAAATACGGGCGCGATCATTTTGGCGAACACAAAACCGAAATCATCTCCTGCCTCAACAGCTTCCACGGCCGTACGCTGTTTACCGTATCGGTCGGCGGCCAGCCCAAATACAGCAAAGACTACGCGCCGCTGCCGCAAGGCATCACCCACGTTCCGTTTAACGATGTTGCCGCATTGGAAGCCGCCATCAGCGAAAACACCTGCGCCGTAATCATCGAGCCGATTCAGGGCGAAAGCGGCATCCTGCCCGCCACGCAGGAATATCTGCAAGCCGCGCGCCGTTTGTGCGACGAACACGGCGCATTGCTGATTTTAGACGAAGTGCAAACCGGTATGGGACACACAGGCAAACTGTTTGCCTACGAACATTACGGCATTACGCCCGATATTCTCAGTTCCGCCAAAGCCTTGGGCGGCGGCTTCCCTATCGGCGCGATTCTGACCACTGACAAAATCGCTCCGACCTTCGGACCGGGGACGCACGGTTCGACTTTCGGCGGCAATCCGATGGCGTGCGCCGTCGGCAGCCGCGCGTTCGACATTATTAATGCACCTGAAACCTTGGCACATGTCGAAAAACAAGGACAAAAATTTCAGACGACCTTGCGGGAATTGGGCGAGAAAACTGGCGTATTTAAAGAAGTCCGTGGTATGGGGCTGCTCATCGGCTGCGTGCTGGCAGACAAATACCAAGGTCGCGCTTCGGAAATTACTGCTGCCGCGCTGAAACACGGCTTGATGGTATTGGTTGCCGGATCCGATGTCGTGCGCTTTGCGCCCAGTCTGCTGCTAAACGATGAAGATATGGCGGAAGGTCTGAAACGCTTGGAGGCTGCATTAACGGAATGGATAGCCTGATTTAAGAAATTATGAGCCAAGGCTTTCTTGGCTATTTCAAAAACTTTTATCAATCACCGTGGCTTATTCACGTTAAAGGTCGTCTGAAAACAAGCAAAACAAGTTTTCAGACGACCTTTTTGCGTCTTCTCTTCATCACTTAAAACAACATTTTCCTACATAACCTGTCATTTGATGTTCGTTAAAAAATGCGTTGCCTATTCGTGTTACGCTTCGCAAACAAATTGATTTTTCAAGGGAAAGGAGCAGGGTATGCCGTCATTGAGAACGCAAATCGCCGGTTTTTCTTTTGACAACTGTTTGATGAACGCCGCTGGTGTGGCGTGTATGACCGTGGAAGAACTCGAAGAAGTTAGGCAATCCGCCGCAGGCAGCTTCGTCACCAAAACGGCGACGCTGGAAGCGCGTGCGGGCAATCCCGAACCGCGTTACCGCGATGTACCGCTGGGCAGCATCAATTCCATGGGGTTGCCGAATCAAGGCATTGATTACTATCTGGAATATTTGCTGAGCCTTCAAGAATCGCAGCCTGAACGGACATTTTTCCTCTCGCTGGTCGGTATGTCGCCCGATGAAACACACACGCTGTTGAAAAAAGTGCAAAACAGCGGTTTTAAAGGCATTACCGAACTCAACCTTTCCTGCCCGAACGTCCCCGGCAAGCCGCAAATCGCTTACGACTTTGAAGCAACCGAGCGGATTTTGGGTGAAGCCTTCGGCTACTTCGACAAGCCCTTGGGCATCAAACTACCGCCGTATTTCGACATCGTCCATTTCGACCAAGCGGCGGAAGTGTTCAACCATCATCCGCTGAAATTCGTCAACTGCGTCAATTCCATCGGCAACGGTATGTATATCGAGGACGAATCCGTCGTTATCCTGCCCAAAAACGGCTTCGGCGGCATAGGCGGCGAATACATCAAACCGACTGCACTCGCCAACGTCCACGCGTTCTACCAAAGATTGAATCCGTCCATCCAAATCATCGGCACAGGCGGCGTTTATACGGGGCGCGATGCGTTTGAACATATCTTGTGCGGTGCGAGCATGGTACAAATCGGCACGGCGCTGCATCAGCAAGGCGTCGAAGTTTTCGAACGCGTTTCGCTTGGCTTGAAAGCCATCATGGTGCAAAAAGGCTACGAGACGCTCGAAGACTTCAAAGGCAAACTGAAATATCTGGGGTAAGTCTGCTCAGATGAAGGGGAAAGGTCGTCTGAAAACCAGAATCGGGCTTTCAGACGACCTTAGTATTTTGGATTTAGAAATACTCTTCATCTCCCGAACCCGGGTAACTTGCCAAACAACCATTTTCTTTACATGCAAAGCTTTTCTGCGCTTTTTGATTGACATCCCATTCCCAAGAACAGTAAGCGGATCAACACCATCTACGAAAGCGAAACAAACCAATAAGAATCTTTTTCGCTGCCATATTTTTCTTTTACCCCACTAAAAGCGAAGTCATACTGAGCGAACCGGCAACAAGGTTGTCGTTGAAAAAAGTAATGGAATCATCGGGTTCGCGTAATGCCATGATGCAAAGAAAAGGCAGATAATGTTCCGGCGTCGGCACGGAGAGCATCGCCTTTTCGCCCAGCCGTTCGTAATGAATCAAAGTATCGTCATCCCGCTCGACAATCGCCTGATTGACCGCTTCGCGGAACGCAAACGCCCAATCATAGCCCGCACCGATTTGATTGATATGCGCCCTGCTCATCACGCCCAGATTATGGATAATATTGCCGCTGCCGATAATCAACACACCCTGTTCGCGCAAAGCGGGTAATTTTTTCGCCAAATTGAAATGCCATTCCGCCGACTGCAAACGGTTAAGACTAAGCTGCACCACGGGAATATCGGCATCGGGATACAGAAATTTCAACACTGCCCAAGTGCCATGATCAAAACCGCGCGTCGGGTTCAACTCCACATTTTCCGGTTGCAATAACGAGCGCACTTGCTCCGCCAACTCAAGCGAACCGGGCGCCGGATACCGCACCTGACTGAGTTCTTCAGGAAATCCGTAAAAATCATAAATCATTTCAGGCTGTTCGCCCGATGAAACTTGCAAACCGCTGCTGTACCAATGCGCCGAAATCATCAAAATCGCTTTCGGTTTGGCAAATTTTTGCGTAATCAGGCTGAGATTTTGGTTGAAAGGATTTTCCTTATCCAACACATTCATCGGACTGCCATGCCCGACAAACAATACAGGCATTTTTTTCATTGTTGCCTCCTTAAAATATTTGATGAGGCGGATTGTACGGATAAATGATTAAGCAATAAATCTCAATTTATGAACAATATAATTTCTAAATAGGAAATGATGAAATATTCTTTGGCTTTGCTAAAAAGTTAAAATCGAAAGGTCGTCTGAAAATGTTTTCAGACGACCTTTTAGTTTTAAATGGCAAGGGCGCATTGCATATACAAAAGAGCGGTCAGATTTTCAAAAGTTTTTGCAAATCCTCTTTTAAACCCAACTGCTTTCATCATCAAGCCCTGCCCGTACTCAAACCTGCTTTGCCGTTTTCCCACAAAGTTTTCAGCAATACTTTCCACGCCGACAATTTGAGATTGGGCTGTTTGCCTTGTCCGATCAAGTCCATTTGCGTCATATACCAGTTCATTTCCAGCATCGCGCCCGCTTTTTTATCAACCAACGCCACACCCGTTTGGATGCGGTCGGTTTGTACGGTTTGATAAGTACCGTTTTGCATTTTGTTTGCCAAATCAGGCACTAAGGCAAACGGGCGGGCGACGCCGACCAAATCCAAATGGCCGCTGGATAAGGCATCTTCCATGGCGTTTTGCGAACGGAATCCGCCGGTGATAATCAGCGGGGCTTGGCTGACTGCACGGGCTTTTTCGGCGTAATCGATGAAGAAGGCTTCGCGTTTGCGGGTGCTGTCTTTGGCGGCGAGCATTTGCGGGCTTTCGTAGTTACCACCGGAAACTTCAATAAAATCAATGCCCATTTCTGATAACTTTTGTACCACTTGCACCGATTCGCTTTCGTCAAATCCGCCTTTTTGGAAATCTGCCGAATTGAGTTTTACGCCCACCAAGAAATCTTTGCCCACAGCGGCGCGGATGGCGGTGTAGGTTTCCAAAAGGAAGCGCATACGGTTTTCCAAGCTGCCGCCCCATTGGTCCTGGCGGCGGTTGTGGTGCGGCGAGAGAAATTGGCTGATGAGATAGCCGTGTGCGGCGTGAATTTGTACGCCTGAAAAGCCTGCCTGCTCGGCAATTTTGGCAGTTTGTACGAATTGCTGAATCAGCCCGTTGATTTCATCGGCAGTCAATTCGCGCGGCGGGTTGATAAAGCCTTCCATACCCACCAACGGCACGGCGCTCGGTGCAAGCGGCGTTTTATTGACCACCGCAGGCGACTGTTTGCCCGCATGGTTGATTTGCA is from Neisseria sicca and encodes:
- the ygiD gene encoding 4,5-DOPA dioxygenase extradiol; the encoded protein is MKKMPVLFVGHGSPMNVLDKENPFNQNLSLITQKFAKPKAILMISAHWYSSGLQVSSGEQPEMIYDFYGFPEELSQVRYPAPGSLELAEQVRSLLQPENVELNPTRGFDHGTWAVLKFLYPDADIPVVQLSLNRLQSAEWHFNLAKKLPALREQGVLIIGSGNIIHNLGVMSRAHINQIGAGYDWAFAFREAVNQAIVERDDDTLIHYERLGEKAMLSVPTPEHYLPFLCIMALREPDDSITFFNDNLVAGSLSMTSLLVG
- a CDS encoding aspartate aminotransferase family protein — its product is MQNYLTPNFSFAPMIPERALGSRVWDIEGREYIDLSGGIAVNALGHCHPDLVAALAEQSQKLWHISNIYTTKPAQELAKKLVEHTFADKVFFCNSGAEANEAALKLARKYGRDHFGEHKTEIISCLNSFHGRTLFTVSVGGQPKYSKDYAPLPQGITHVPFNDVAALEAAISENTCAVIIEPIQGESGILPATQEYLQAARRLCDEHGALLILDEVQTGMGHTGKLFAYEHYGITPDILSSAKALGGGFPIGAILTTDKIAPTFGPGTHGSTFGGNPMACAVGSRAFDIINAPETLAHVEKQGQKFQTTLRELGEKTGVFKEVRGMGLLIGCVLADKYQGRASEITAAALKHGLMVLVAGSDVVRFAPSLLLNDEDMAEGLKRLEAALTEWIA
- a CDS encoding NADH:flavin oxidoreductase/NADH oxidase family protein, coding for MLFTPFTFPNGKTAKNRILKSAMEEQLAQHDQPSEKLVRLYGTWAQGGAGVLVTGNVMVAESGKGSINDVVISDDRSLEMLKKWAKAGTQNDTLLIMQINHAGKQSPAVVNKTPLAPSAVPLVGMEGFINPPRELTADEINGLIQQFVQTAKIAEQAGFSGVQIHAAHGYLISQFLSPHHNRRQDQWGGSLENRMRFLLETYTAIRAAVGKDFLVGVKLNSADFQKGGFDESESVQVVQKLSEMGIDFIEVSGGNYESPQMLAAKDSTRKREAFFIDYAEKARAVSQAPLIITGGFRSQNAMEDALSSGHLDLVGVARPFALVPDLANKMQNGTYQTVQTDRIQTGVALVDKKAGAMLEMNWYMTQMDLIGQGKQPNLKLSAWKVLLKTLWENGKAGLSTGRA
- a CDS encoding general secretion pathway protein GspG: MNILPYQTEIAERMLVGTEGETIHPGAQFVQTANGYWIAWHEGNAALLAPDTPPDIPCFWVEGAQSLEELVELVENGEFDEMEEFDGDDDAWHEHAAGCDGGHDGHCGCSHS
- a CDS encoding dihydroorotate oxidase — translated: MPSLRTQIAGFSFDNCLMNAAGVACMTVEELEEVRQSAAGSFVTKTATLEARAGNPEPRYRDVPLGSINSMGLPNQGIDYYLEYLLSLQESQPERTFFLSLVGMSPDETHTLLKKVQNSGFKGITELNLSCPNVPGKPQIAYDFEATERILGEAFGYFDKPLGIKLPPYFDIVHFDQAAEVFNHHPLKFVNCVNSIGNGMYIEDESVVILPKNGFGGIGGEYIKPTALANVHAFYQRLNPSIQIIGTGGVYTGRDAFEHILCGASMVQIGTALHQQGVEVFERVSLGLKAIMVQKGYETLEDFKGKLKYLG